In Tachysurus vachellii isolate PV-2020 chromosome 10, HZAU_Pvac_v1, whole genome shotgun sequence, the following proteins share a genomic window:
- the ahctf1 gene encoding protein ELYS, with protein sequence MRDLAAQVTSGLLHFPAVTVEALGEDEVTLDSVLHGKFTAGRSVLVWLACGPHLEVVHAATGERFSAYRFSGVTDHLQPCVTAVREFSWLKRSGLLVGLQEDESSMLCLYDLGISRVIKAVVIPNRITAIEPLVSYGGASTSTQHLHQSLRWFFGVIAVVTDVGHILLVDLCLDDFSCTQTELEASDLEVVNKCPSDIPRLREGVTQQGRHLCLQLCSPTGIGVSALHFISRTNQLAVGFTDGFLQLWNMKTLKKEYHSQLEGGRVPVYAFNFQEPENDPRNCCYLWAVQSAQDLEGDVVSLHLLQLAFGERKCSASGKIVYEGLEYCEERYSQDLSGGVFPLRAQATHTRLLSSQTIEKFRHHPDREDSVNEVASPDTSVLVFSWQVKAYGQGQPSTFIGVFDINRWYHAQMPDSLRAGESLQNCPYLAVWSLDSVVEVTQSCPLLDMVVYERSLSRALPHTCPPPEQFYNPNTYNFDASCLFNAGIVHFTCSGYQKETLSYLKKAVLSLSDGISNGFSQCLMSGLLSSRLTDVQPSSLSEQEQLDAILTTAVETSALGLITGCIKKWISDEQVGSAAHLRYILEWAWDKVVNTKQDLDGICAPLFDSSSNFIDPQTLQLLQHSQRLLSNLCTILHCLLMEAQELTQRGVFGLVNKCMVSSLISQYAQVVLWFCRTGLLPESADDDVLQISRPFYSFSVIKNYYLGQREELHRLAKDKWNADCLMIDGLVAQCGERLSDLWQRDEGGTGQYPPPSLHALLDLYLLENVEESTKHAIVIYLLLDVMYSLPNKSGASVESFPTAFSIPIGLVKLVQGLWLLDHHDHENALDLLLHPSVSSCVWAWQHSRVLQALMIQNKHSTALHYLHMMKPSITSTPLTKLCVSVLLHNRCLVEAWTLLRQQVNKLCMDELLRFFYEMCQELGLMKELLKLPLRPAEQECLERFLQETGGFQNRELLMVHHLQQANYVPALQINHMLKMNLAGDRDPKMKERSNTRNSIMSQYGKVLPRAQRKLAMDRAKPYQHPSTILTEVTRPQPLSTVAKRSTNEKVLSRAAFIKTVLTKIEEVWIGKDTTPEPSPLKSPKAPDALVSSPKPTTLHIHEAFVGTPINMLTKRVSRLLDLAVQPTSQMTPEQSHTPVTPHVSSSSWAAPKHISRAPELSLLHTPQVVKRARALAASAPVFSSFTPQSILRSSLRPTPIATPTASPARSATPPLRPKESRITFMEEIQSPDVPKSSSLHWGNGLTAVEVSELKCPHLPPEGGVEGWSEHSGEEEEDIKEPSATVLPSLKQKLSLESEEMNEVFTPLEPIPSLGHDTSALSVQSDATPEFHKAPCPADEIRPAQQSHNRPDEDDEVMVTQPETDTSTRMFSAEEPIVYQETGREEKVVTFELQPKEQHEKDDAEKRLKESAAEREVQNVPVVSGASLEESNQDDSVYHETALVPRGPIRTSVRSEMMMMIREEMKDSEPAPAPPSITADAFTVEEMIRDHPKDSAEHTEGTNEPISELPTVNEELKDKPEAMETSDLDEFVERELFCDLSPPHLPPNSKESSASISAPCGCVKDVGAEDDAQKDVASSEAATSESPSVVSLNDTEELSSTEEEEEEIGEEEDVEDEEEEEDSGSEVEIIEEVKGNGTQQSLYLQDLLPEEQFLEEQEAAVLSLVTDPQLKVMDGSEEEDGQVMVVGLRPASLTDEVDVCYTELKPSTTLLVPIELAAEHQELLQRAELPEVTLPVGSNNFSLMLEADDEEPAALEMDHENVLTLKGNTEHAGDLEEEPNVNRNAVSVVHDVQEPEEMFQIEEMPSETVVPDVVEPHKPIEVKEQEMTKLEPNTELQSDEPAGEVQTQSKSEAVETPEPLKEDEFDEPADEVQAEQTDKNRPDFDPEDEAQTAQESKEKPLEHAEEPVKEHVTIEAFDEADVCVSNQLHDSGLTAAIEDGFTHHEKIPDEIITEVCEMVPVAEEYVSDAHEAEQEDTKLKEAIEATAKLKEVHQSPARRGRMTVMCPVTMMESEKEASEEDQSESNVPYTPRRVTRSSKQLVVEPEVLITPRRSTRKTDPEVMVEKVPSTKATPSRKTPQKATPRRGSRSTRISSATDVQNMEENSVVEHLSARKSRKVGATIGVPEPIPEEKSVEHQANVNASPSRVTRQSSRRLSLTLESFNMVSDVQNTALVTPPRSRRKTKSTTEEKPNNDTYVVDGAQLQNVSRRLTRSRHWNNGEEPEKPENLESANLLENALLERLNNEAKECEVVTEIVRAKRRPRSVAPSVEHEDQSAEAQESLLSTEQQQNKSAPSVRRTRASRAPKAETSPVSDPTSGAERARGPLKHLPVSPPLTRTRRATTVTGSNFEEKIFSDDAAVEVKAEDKRRKKRMTKARAEPEPMMVDLLSPVASPAQAVQRKTSSPEREAAAPKMNLRRRRMMEAIFPKPVTRRKKL encoded by the exons ATGCGTGACCTGGCAGCTCAGGTGACCAGCGGTCTGCTGCATTTTCCTGCAGTGACGGTGGAAGCTTTAGGAGAAGATGAAGTGACTCTGGACTCAGTGCTTCATGGGAAATTCACGGCAG GTCGCAGTGTCTTGGTGTGGCTGGCGTGTGGGCCGCACTTGGAAGTGGTTCACGCAGCCACAGGTGAGAGGTTCTCTGCATATCGCTTCAGTGGTGTGACAGATCACCTGCAACCGTGTGTGACGGCGGTGAGAGAGTTCAGCTGGCTGAAGCGCAGTGGGCTGCTGGTGGGTCTGCAGGAGGATGAGAGCAGCATGCTGTGTCTCTACGACCTTGGAATCTCGCGCGTCATTAAAGCCGTCGTCATTCCGAACAGG ATCACTGCAATCGAGCCTCTGGTGAGTTACGGAGGAGCGAGTACGAGCACGCAGCACCTGCACCAGAGCCTGCGCTGGTTTTTTGGTGTGATTGCCGTGGTAACAGATGTTGGCCACATCCTGTTGGTGGATCTGTGTTTAGATGATTTCTCCTGCACTCAGACTGAACTGGAGGCCTCAG ATCTGGAGGTGGTGAATAAATGTCCGTCTGATATTCCACGTCTGAGAGAGGGAGTCACTCAACAAGGACGCCACCTTTGTCTCCAGCTGTGCAGCCCCACAGGGATCGGGGTCTCAGCTCTACACTTCATCAGCCGCACTAATCAGCTGGCTGTGGGCTTCACCGATGGCTTCCTGCAGCTCTGGAACATGAAGACTCTcaagaaaga ATATCACTCTCAGCTGGAGGGGGGCAGAGTCCCTGTGTATGCCTTTAACTTCCAGGAGCCAGAGAATGACCCGAGGAACTGCTGTTACCTGTGGGCTGTTCAGTCAGCTCAGGATct tgagggTGATGTAGTCAGCCTCCATCTACTGCAGCTGGCGTTTGGGGAGAGGAAGTGTTCAGCATCAGGGAAAATAGTCTATGAG ggtctGGAGTACTGTGAGGAGCGTTACAGTCAGGATCTGAGTGGTGGTGTGTTTCCTCTAAGAGCTCAGGCCACACACACTCGCCTGCTCAGCTCCCAGACCATTGAGAAGTTCCGCCATCATCCTGACAGAGAGGACAGTGTTAATGAAG TGGCGTCTCCTGATACGAGTGTGTTGGTGTTCAGCTGGCAGGTGAAGGCGTACGGACAGGGTCAACCTTCCACCTTCATCGGAGTGTTTGATATTAACAGATGGTATCACGCACAAATGCCTGATTCACTGAG GGCGGGTGAGTCTCTACAGAACTGTCCCTATCTGGCTGTGTGGTCTCTGGATTCTGTGGTGGAGGTGACTCAGtcctgccccctgctggacatGGTGGTTTATGAGCGCAGTCTCAGTAGAGCACTGCCCCACACCTGCCCTCCTCCGGAGCAGTTTTACAACCCTAACACATACAACTTTG atgcaagCTGTCTGTTCAATGCTGGAATAGTCCACTTCACTTGCTCTGGCTATCAGAAAGAG ACTCTGAGTTATCTGAAGAAAGCCGTGTTGAGTCTGAGTGATGGGATTTCTAATGGATTTTCCCAGTGCCTGATGTCTGGCTTGCTGTCCTCTCGGCTCACGGACGTTCAGCCGTCCAGCCTGTCTGAG CAGGAGCAGCTGGACGCCATTCTAACCACCGCAGTGGAGACCAGCGCTTTGGGTCTGATCACTGGCTGCATTAAAAAGTGGATCAGTGACG AGCAGGTCGGTTCTGCAGCACATCTGCGCTACATCCTGGAGTGGGCCTGGGACAAGGTGGTCAACACCAAACAGGATCTGGACGGCATAT gtGCTCCGTTATTCGACAGCTCGTCTAATTTTATTGATCCTCAAACGCTGCAGCTTCTCCAACACAGTCAGAGACTACTGAGTAACCTCTGTACCATCCTGCACTGTCTGCTGATGGAGGCTCAGGAGCTCACACAGagag gtGTATTCGGCCTGGTGAATAAGTGCATGGTGTCGAGTCTGATCTCTCAGTATGCTCAGGTGGTCCTGTGGTTCTGCCGCACTGGTCTCCTCCCAGAGAGTGCTG atgaTGATGTGCTGCAGATATCAAGACCTTTTTACAGTTTCTCTGTGATAAAGAATTATTACTTGGGTCAGAGGGAGGAGCTGCACAGACTTGCCAA GGATAAGTGGAATGCTGACTGTCTGATGATCGATGGCCTGGTGGCTCAGTGTGGTGAGCGTCTCTCAGACCTGTGGCAGAGAGACGAGGGTGGGACGGGGCAGTACCCTCCTCCATCACTACAC GCTCTGCTGGACTTGTACCTTCTGGAAAATGTTGAAGAATCTACCAAACATGCCATT GTGATTTATTTGCTCCTGGATGTGATGTACTCGCTACCGAATAAGAGCGGAGCTTCAGTGGAATCTTTTCCCACAGCTTTCTCCATCCCCATCGGCTTAGTGAAGCTTGTACAGGGCCTGTGGTTACTCGATCACCACGACCATGAG aacgCTCTGGATCTTCTCCTCCACCCATCGGTCTCTTCGTGTGTGTGGGCATGGCAGCACTCTCGGGTTCTGCAGGCTCTGATGATtcagaacaaacacagcacagcactGCACTACCTGCACATGATGAAGCCCTCCATCACCTCCACCCCCCTCAccaagctgtgtgtgtctgtactgttgCACAACAG gtgtttagTGGAGGCCTGGACCTTGTTGAGGCAGCAGGTTAATAAACTGTGTATGGACGAGCTGCTCAGATTTTTCTATGAGATGTGTCAGGAGCTGGGATTAATGAAGGAGCTCCTCAAGCTACCCCTCCGACCTGCTGAAcag gagtgtttAGAGCGCTTCCTGCAGGAAACAGGAGGGTTTCAGAACAGAGAGCTCCTGATGGTTCACCATCTCCAGCAGGCCAACTATGTTCCTGCACTGCAGATCAACCACATGCTGAAGATGAACCTGGCT GGTGATCGAGATCCTAAGATGAAGGAAAGATCAAACACCAGGAACTCCATCATGAGTCAGTATGGGAAGGTGTTACCACGTGCTCAGCGGAAGCTGGCAATGGACCGTGCCAAGCCGTACCAGCACCCGTCCACCATCCTCACAGAGG TTACGAGGCCTCAGCCGTTATCCACTGTGGCTAAACGCTCCACTAATGAGAAGGTCCTGAGCAGAGCAGCGTTCATTAAAACTGTCCTCACAAAGATTGAGGAGGTGTGGATTGGAAAGGATACTACACCTGAACCCTCCCCTCTCaagag cccTAAAGCCCCTGATGCTCTGGTGTCCAGTcccaaacccacaaccttacaTATCCATGAGGCGTTTGTAGGAACACCCATTAACATGCTGACTAAAAGGGTGTCCAG ACTCTTAGATCTGGCAGTGCAGCCGACGTCCCAGATGACCCCAGAACAGTCTCACACTCCTGTGACTCCGCACGTATCCAGCAGCTCCTGGGCTGCACCTAAACACATCAGCAGGGCTCCTGAACTCAGTCTCTTACACACGCCACAAGTAGTGAAG AGAGCTCGAGCTTTAGCTGCTTCTGCTCCAGTTTTCTCCTCCTTCACCCCTCAATCCATCCTAAGGAGCAGCCTTCGCCCCACTCCTATAGCCACGCCCACTGCTTCACCTGCCCGATCAGCCACACCCCCCTTACGTCCCAAAGAGAGTCGCATCACTTTCATGGAGGAAATTCAATCTCCAGATGTGCCTAAGAGTTCCTCCCTGCACTGGGGCAACGGG CTCACTGCAGTTGAAGTTAGCGAGCTGAAGTGCCCACACCTGCCACCGGAGGGCGGAGTCGAGGGATGGAGTGAACATTCCggtgaagaagaggaggatATAAAAGAACCCAGTGCAACAGTCCTGCCTTCATTAAAACAGAAATTGAGCCTCGAGTCAGAGGAAATGAATGAAGTTTTTACCCCGCTAGAGCCCATCCCCAGTCTGGGGCATGACACAAGTGCACTCTCGGTCCAATCAGATGCCACTCCTGAGTTCCACAAAGCTCCTTGTCCAGCTGATGAGATCAGACCTGCACAGCAATCACATAACCGGccggatgaagatgatgaagtcATGGTCACACAGCCAGAGACAGACACCTCCACCAGGATGTTTTCTGCTGAAGAGCCGATTGTATATCAGGAAACGGGACGTGAGGAGAAAGTTGTGACATTTGAGCTgcagccaaaagaacaacaTGAAAAAGATGATGCTGAGAAAAGGCTCAAGGAATCTGCTGCAGAAAGAGAAGTGCAGAACGTTCCAGTTGTTTCAGGCGCTTCACTAGAGGAGTCAAATCAGGATGATTCAGTGTACCATGAGACAGCTTTAGTACCACGTGGACCAATCAGAACCTCTGTAAGGtctgagatgatgatgatgatcagagAGGAGATGAAGGACTCTGAGCCAGCTCCAGCTCCACCATCAATCACTGCTGATGCTTTCACTGTGGAGGAGATGATCAGAGATCATCCCAAAGACTCAGCTGAACACACAGAGGGAACTAATGAGCCAATCAGTGAGCTTCCTACTGTTAATGAAGAGCTGAAGGACAAACCCGAGGCCATGGAGACCTCAG ATCTGGACGAGTTTGTGGAGCGTGAATTATTCTGTGATCTCTCTCCTCCACACCTCCCCCCCAACAGTAAAGAGAGTTCAGCGTCCATCAG TGCTCCATGTGGGTGTGTTAAAGATGTTGGAGCTGAGGATGATGCACAGAAAGATGTCGCGTCATCTGAAGCTGCGACCTCCGAGTCACCAT CTGTAGTCAGTCTGAACGACACAGAGGAACTCTCCAgcactgaggaggaggaggaggagattggggaggaagaggatgtagaagatgaggaggaggaggaagactcTGGCAGTGAGGTGGAAATTATAGAGGAAGTTAAAGGAAACGGGACACAGCAGAGCCTTTACCTGCAGGACCTCCTACCTGAGGAGCAGTTCCTTGAGGAGCAGGAAGCAGCTGTGTTGAGCCTCGTCACTGACCCACAGCTGAAG GTGATGGATGGCTCTGAGGAAGAGGACGGTCAGGTTATGGTGGTTGGACTGAGACCTGCAAGCCTGACTGATGAAGTTGATGTGTGCTACACCGAGCTGAAGCCTTCCACCACCCTGCTTGTTCCTATCGAGCTGGCTGCTGAGCATCAGGAGCTTCTGCAAAGGGCCGAGCTGCCAGAGGTCACACTTCCTGTTGGCTCCAATAACTTCTCCCTCATGCTGGAGGCAGATGATGAAGAACCAGCAGCTTTAGAAATGGATCACGAGAACGTCCTCACTCTAAAAGGGAACACAGAGCATGCTGGAGATCTGGAAGAAGAACCAAATGTTAACCGGAATGCCGTTAGTGTGGTACATGATGTTCAGGAACCTGAGGAAATGTTTCAAATTGAGGAGATGCCTTCAGAAACAGTTGTACCAGATGTTGTGGAACCTCATAAACCAATAGAGGTTAAGGAACAGGAAATGACTAAACTGGAACCAAACACAGAACTCCAAAGTGATGAACCTGCTGGAGAAGTTCAAACACAGTCAAAGTCAGAAGCAGTAGAAACTCCTGAACCACTTAAAGAAGATGAATTTGATGAACCAGCAGATGAAGTTCAAGCAGAGCAGACAGACAAGAATAGGCCAGATTTTGATCCTGAGGATGAAGCTCAAACAGCACAGGAATCCAAGGAGAAGCCATTGGAACATGCAGAGGAACCTGTGAAGGAACATGTGACTATAGAAGCATTTGATGAAGCTGATGTTTGTGTCAGCAATCAGCTTCATGATTCTGGTTTGACGGCAGCCATAGAGGATGGTTTCACCCATCATGAGAAAATACCTGATGAGATTATTACAGAAGTTTGTGAAATGGTTCCTGTAGCTGAAGAGTATGTTTCTGATGCTCATGAAGCTGAGCAGGAAGATACTAAGCTTAAGGAAGCCATAGAAGCCACAGCTAAACTGAAGGAAGTCCATCAAAGCCCAGCAAGAAGAGGAAGGATGACAGTTATGTGTCCAGTAACCATGATGGAATCTGAGAAAGAAGCTTCTGAAGAGGATCAAAGTGAATCAAACGTACCTTACACACCGAGACGTGTAACAAGGAGCAGCAAGCAGCTGGTGGTGGAGCCTGAAGTTCTCATCACACCAAGGAGAAGCACAAGAAAAACAGATCCTGAAGTCATGGTGGAGAAGGTGCCATCAACAAAAGCAACTCCATCACGCAAGACTCCACAGAAAGCTACACCCAGGAGAGGTTCTCGCAGTACAAGGATCTCCAGTGCAACTGATGTTCAGAATATGGAGGAAAACTCAGTTGTTGAACATCTGAGTGCAAGAAAGTCTAGAAAAGTAGGTGCAACAATCGGGGTTCCAGAGCCGATTCCTGAGGAGAAATCTGTGGAACATCAAGCTAACGTTAATGCTAGTCCTAGCAGGGTAACTCGCCAGTCAAGCAGAAGGCTGAGCTTAACCCTGGAGAGCTTCAACATGGTTTCAGATGTCCAGAACACAGCTTTAGTCACACCACCGAGGAGCAGAAGGAAAACCAAAAGCACTACAGAGGAAAAACCAAACAACGACACGTACGTAGTCGACGGCGCACAACTTCAGAACGTTTCCAGACGACTGACGAGGAGCCGACACTGGAATAACGGCGAGGAACCagagaaaccagagaacttGGAATCCGCCAATCTGTTGGAGAATGCTTTGCTAGAGAGACTGAATAATGAAGCTAAGGAGTGTGAAGTGGTAACTGAGATAGTCCGAGCCAAACGGCGGCCCAGATCTGTAGCTCCATCTGTGGAACATGAAGACCAGAGTGCTGAAGCTCAGGAGTCACTGCTTTCTACTGAACAGCAGCAGAACAAATCTGCACCATCTGTTAGAAGAACGAGAGCCAGCAGAGCACCAAAAGCCGAGACCTCACCTGTTAGTGACCCCACATCTGGagctgagagagcgagag GACCCTTAAAACATCTCCCTGTGTCTCCTCCTCTGACTCGAACGAGACGAGCAACCACCGTCACTGGCAGTAACTTTGAG GAAAAGATTTTCTCAGATGACGCTGCGgtggaagttaaagcagaagataaaaggagaaagaagagaatgACCAA AGCGAGAGCCGAACCTGAACCCATGATGGTGGACCTCCTGTCTCCTGTGGCGAGTCCAGCACAAGCGGTCCAGAGGAAGACGTCGTCTCCAGAAAGGGAAGCAGCTGCTCCAAAGATGAACCTGAGGCGGAGACGCATGATGGAGGCCATTTTCCCCAAACCGGTCACACGCAGGAAGAAACTTTAA